A genomic window from Brevibacillus agri includes:
- a CDS encoding sigma-54 interaction domain-containing protein yields the protein MYQTKFFQGSDNTELVQLIMTIFKTSHDGLAICDRNGYVLLYNDAYLSITGIPADILNNFSYIEQKEMHMVPDSSAARAIATKQTHSVVIHYANGRTAINTATPLLDPNGELLFVVGNVRDITELNKLQQELEETRQINSSFQRALEQIQNDIDSGGQIIYRSSMMHRIVSLANRFAANDSPILLLGESGVGKDVLANYIHAQSGRSGEFIKINCGAIPDHLLESELFGYEKGAFTGASQAKEGLFELAHSGTVFLDEVGDLPFPLQVKLLNVLQDGKIRRLGGKTSRQVNMRIIAATNSDLEAMVEQKQFRQDLYYRLNVLSLTIPPLRERREDIPALVFYYLKKLEWKYQQEMRLETDALEALVDYDWPGNVRELKNVVERSYHMCENGRITYDQLPASIRNSQHSALPLHLAKMEQPLALKEAVERFEREYIQRVLKETSTMQECADKLGVNISTLVRKKRGLGIK from the coding sequence ATGTATCAGACCAAATTTTTCCAGGGAAGCGACAATACCGAGCTCGTCCAGTTGATTATGACCATTTTCAAAACTTCCCACGACGGTCTGGCGATCTGCGACCGCAACGGCTATGTGCTCCTGTACAACGACGCCTATTTGAGCATTACCGGGATTCCTGCTGATATCCTGAACAACTTCAGTTATATTGAACAAAAAGAAATGCACATGGTTCCGGATTCCTCCGCCGCCAGAGCGATCGCGACAAAGCAGACGCATAGCGTCGTCATCCATTACGCCAACGGCCGGACGGCGATCAATACCGCGACGCCGCTGCTCGATCCAAACGGGGAGCTGCTGTTTGTCGTCGGCAACGTCCGCGATATTACCGAGCTGAACAAGCTACAGCAGGAGCTGGAGGAAACGCGCCAGATCAATTCTTCGTTCCAACGCGCGCTAGAGCAGATCCAAAACGACATCGACTCGGGCGGCCAGATCATCTACCGCAGCAGCATGATGCACCGGATCGTCTCGCTGGCGAATCGCTTTGCGGCTAACGATTCGCCGATTTTGCTGCTTGGCGAGTCCGGCGTCGGCAAAGACGTTTTGGCGAACTACATTCACGCACAGAGCGGACGCTCGGGCGAGTTTATCAAAATCAACTGCGGGGCGATCCCCGACCATCTGCTGGAGTCAGAATTGTTCGGCTACGAAAAAGGCGCGTTCACCGGAGCCAGCCAGGCGAAGGAAGGACTGTTTGAGCTGGCGCACAGCGGCACGGTCTTCCTCGACGAAGTCGGCGATTTGCCGTTTCCGTTGCAGGTCAAGCTGCTGAACGTTTTGCAGGACGGCAAAATCAGGCGGCTGGGCGGAAAAACGTCGCGCCAGGTGAACATGCGGATCATCGCGGCGACCAACAGCGACCTGGAAGCGATGGTCGAGCAGAAGCAGTTTCGCCAGGACTTGTACTACCGGCTGAACGTGCTGTCGCTGACCATCCCGCCCTTGCGCGAACGCCGGGAAGATATTCCCGCTCTCGTTTTCTACTATTTAAAAAAGCTGGAGTGGAAATACCAGCAGGAAATGCGCCTCGAAACCGACGCGCTGGAAGCGCTCGTCGATTACGACTGGCCAGGGAACGTCCGCGAGCTGAAAAACGTCGTGGAGCGCTCCTACCACATGTGCGAAAATGGACGCATCACGTACGATCAGCTTCCCGCCTCGATTCGCAATTCGCAGCATAGCGCGCTCCCGCTGCATCTGGCTAAAATGGAGCAACCGCTTGCGCTCAAGGAAGCGGTCGAACGGTTTGAGCGGGAATACATCCAGCGCGTATTGAAAGAAACGAGCACGATGCAGGAATGCGCGGACAAGCTCGGGGTGAATATCTCGACGCTCGTGCGCAAAAAACGCGGGCTTGGAATCAAATAG
- a CDS encoding RNA-guided endonuclease InsQ/TnpB family protein: MSQTITVKVKLLPTKEQASILREMSQTYLSTINTLVSEMVAEKKSTKKSSKDISASLPSAVKNQAIKDAKSVFKKAKKSKFTTVPVLKKPVCIWNNQNYSFDFTHISMPIMIDGKVTKTPIRALLVDKDNRNFALLKHKLGTLRITQKANKWIAQISVTIPTMEGTGVKVMGVDLGLKVPAVAVTDDEKVRFFGNGRQNKYMKRKFRSERKALGKKKKVNAIRSSKDKEQRWMKDQDHKVSRAIVNFAKDNKISVIRLEQLANIRQTARTSRKNEKNLHTWSFYRLSQFIEYKANLVGIRVEHVNPAYTSQTCPKCSEKNKAQDRKYKCKCGFEKHRDLVGAMNIRYAPVIDGNSQSA; the protein is encoded by the coding sequence ATGTCGCAGACCATCACAGTCAAAGTGAAATTGCTTCCAACAAAAGAACAGGCTTCTATTTTGCGTGAAATGAGTCAAACGTACCTCTCCACTATCAATACTCTCGTTTCCGAAATGGTTGCTGAAAAGAAAAGCACAAAGAAGTCGAGTAAGGATATTTCTGCTTCTTTGCCAAGTGCCGTTAAAAATCAAGCTATCAAGGACGCGAAAAGTGTGTTTAAGAAAGCGAAGAAAAGCAAATTCACTACTGTTCCTGTTTTGAAGAAACCTGTCTGCATTTGGAACAATCAAAACTACTCGTTTGATTTCACGCACATTTCCATGCCGATTATGATTGACGGCAAGGTAACTAAAACACCTATCCGTGCTTTGTTAGTTGATAAAGACAACCGTAACTTTGCTTTGCTAAAACACAAATTAGGTACGCTTCGAATCACACAGAAAGCAAATAAATGGATTGCCCAAATTTCTGTCACCATACCTACTATGGAAGGAACAGGAGTAAAAGTCATGGGTGTTGATTTGGGGTTAAAAGTTCCTGCCGTTGCTGTAACAGATGATGAAAAGGTACGTTTCTTTGGGAATGGCAGACAAAATAAGTACATGAAGCGTAAGTTTCGTTCTGAACGCAAAGCATTAGGCAAAAAGAAAAAGGTAAATGCGATTCGTAGTTCAAAAGATAAAGAACAACGTTGGATGAAAGACCAAGACCATAAGGTTAGTCGTGCTATCGTAAATTTTGCAAAAGACAATAAAATTTCTGTCATTCGCTTGGAACAACTGGCGAATATTAGACAGACGGCAAGAACAAGCCGTAAAAACGAAAAGAATCTGCATACTTGGTCATTTTATCGCCTATCTCAGTTCATTGAATATAAAGCGAATTTAGTTGGTATTAGAGTTGAGCATGTGAATCCTGCATACACAAGTCAGACATGCCCTAAATGCTCTGAGAAGAATAAGGCACAAGACCGTAAGTATAAATGCAAATGTGGATTCGAAAAACATCGTGATTTAGTCGGTGCTATGAACATTCGATATGCACCTGTGATTGATGGTAACAGTCAATCAGCCTAA
- a CDS encoding SRPBCC family protein, translated as MTASAPEFTIVRTLNARRELVWRAWTEKNDLAAWLPSTPLESISFDVREGGRYRYTMVNKQTGQEYHTGGVFLDVIPFERLVFTWGSPDDPVEGTPVVTLTLTAQGERTEMIFHLRGFAGHPGDQYVYDGWSGTLDNLATHLRDQ; from the coding sequence ATGACCGCATCTGCACCGGAGTTCACCATCGTCCGCACCCTGAATGCCCGCCGCGAGCTCGTATGGCGCGCCTGGACCGAGAAGAACGATCTCGCCGCCTGGCTCCCTTCAACGCCGCTAGAGTCTATCTCCTTCGACGTCCGCGAAGGCGGACGCTACCGCTATACTATGGTCAATAAGCAGACCGGCCAGGAGTATCACACCGGGGGTGTGTTCCTTGACGTCATTCCTTTCGAACGGCTCGTCTTCACCTGGGGTTCCCCCGATGATCCCGTCGAGGGCACCCCTGTCGTGACCCTGACCCTTACCGCACAGGGCGAGCGCACCGAGATGATCTTCCACCTGCGCGGATTCGCTGGTCACCCCGGCGATCAGTATGTGTACGACGGTTGGTCTGGTACGCTCGACAATCTGGCGACGCACCTGCGCGACCAGTAA
- a CDS encoding aldo/keto reductase has protein sequence MNVKVYPIKNTELHASNMIMGNMRLTQLSLAEAENLIRTALEEGINFFDHADIYGQGRCEAHFADAIQMNPAIREKMILQSKCGIRSKENYYDFSKEHILASVDGILKRLKTDYLDILLLHRPDPLMEPEEVAEAFQQLQDQGKVNYFGVSNQNPAQIALLQKYIPQKLVVNQIQFSIAHTPLIDSGISLNMKTDQSLNRDSSILEYCRLHDITMQAWSPFQHGMFSGPFLGDLIHFPELNKVIDSIAEKYEVTNTAIAVAWITRHPANIQVVLGTTNAQRLKDACKGADLSLTREEWYRIYKAAGNLIP, from the coding sequence ATGAACGTGAAGGTTTATCCGATCAAAAACACCGAGTTGCACGCTTCCAACATGATTATGGGCAATATGCGCCTGACCCAGCTTTCCCTGGCAGAAGCGGAAAACTTGATCCGTACAGCGCTCGAAGAAGGGATCAATTTTTTCGACCATGCGGATATATACGGACAAGGCCGCTGCGAGGCGCATTTTGCCGACGCCATCCAGATGAACCCGGCGATTCGCGAGAAAATGATTTTGCAGAGCAAATGCGGCATTCGCTCCAAGGAAAATTACTACGACTTTTCCAAAGAGCATATTCTCGCCTCGGTCGACGGCATATTGAAACGGTTGAAAACGGACTATCTGGATATTCTGCTCCTCCATCGCCCGGACCCGTTGATGGAGCCAGAGGAAGTCGCGGAAGCTTTTCAGCAGTTGCAGGACCAGGGCAAGGTCAACTATTTCGGGGTGTCCAACCAGAACCCCGCGCAAATCGCGCTCTTGCAAAAGTACATACCGCAAAAGCTCGTGGTCAACCAAATCCAGTTCAGTATCGCGCACACACCCTTGATCGATTCCGGCATCTCCCTGAACATGAAAACAGACCAATCGCTCAACCGCGACAGTAGCATTCTGGAATACTGCCGTCTGCACGACATTACGATGCAGGCGTGGTCGCCTTTCCAGCACGGCATGTTCAGCGGCCCGTTTCTCGGCGACCTGATTCATTTCCCGGAGCTGAACAAGGTGATCGACAGCATCGCGGAAAAGTACGAGGTGACGAACACCGCCATCGCTGTCGCGTGGATTACCCGCCATCCCGCCAATATTCAAGTAGTGCTCGGGACGACCAATGCGCAACGGCTCAAGGACGCGTGCAAAGGGGCAGACCTGAGCTTGACCCGGGAAGAATGGTACCGCATCTACAAAGCGGCGGGCAACCTGATTCCATAA
- a CDS encoding DUF2992 family protein — MAEPKDGEVLDFVLHRLLPGLDNRKASVEVQEAVPTKVNPKRLARQVAKELRTKGPSTYAQEAIKLEWETRKAEKKVAGRKQKLERLEQKWQRKVQKAKEKHRGK; from the coding sequence ATGGCGGAGCCAAAAGACGGCGAAGTGCTCGATTTTGTCCTGCATCGGCTGTTGCCTGGACTGGACAATCGGAAAGCGTCCGTGGAAGTGCAAGAAGCCGTTCCGACCAAAGTCAATCCGAAGCGGCTGGCCCGTCAAGTTGCCAAAGAGTTGCGCACAAAAGGCCCCTCGACCTATGCCCAGGAAGCGATCAAGCTGGAATGGGAAACGCGCAAGGCCGAAAAAAAGGTGGCCGGGCGCAAGCAAAAGCTCGAACGCCTGGAGCAAAAATGGCAGCGAAAAGTGCAAAAGGCAAAAGAAAAGCACAGGGGCAAATAA
- the tnpA gene encoding IS200/IS605 family transposase, which yields MNEYRRTSTTLSLLNYHFVFCPRYRRKIFLQADVEQRFKELVHEGCEELQIVIVALECDKDHTHMFLNALPSLSPADMMAKMKGVTSKKLREEFPHLRHLPSLWTRSYFVSTAGNVSSETIKRYVEQQKTRG from the coding sequence ATGAACGAATACAGAAGAACAAGCACAACCCTTTCATTATTAAACTACCATTTTGTGTTCTGCCCTCGGTACAGAAGAAAGATTTTTCTGCAAGCAGATGTAGAACAACGCTTCAAAGAGTTGGTACATGAAGGGTGTGAGGAACTGCAAATTGTGATTGTTGCTCTTGAATGCGACAAAGACCATACGCATATGTTTCTCAACGCACTCCCATCATTAAGCCCTGCGGATATGATGGCAAAAATGAAAGGAGTGACTTCTAAGAAATTGCGTGAAGAGTTTCCACATCTTCGGCATTTGCCGAGTTTGTGGACACGCTCATACTTCGTTTCTACCGCAGGAAATGTATCAAGTGAAACGATAAAGCGATATGTCGAACAACAGAAAACAAGGGGGTGA
- a CDS encoding GreA/GreB family elongation factor, translating into MNPSILQGTRKHLINQLVFFDEQYSLFFDHYVRDYGKEKQTVDDMIQRYKQTLEQLLAKDDSALFESLKSVTLLGSSVKVLFEEDGFEESFTVVYPTDIDPDNNRISFLSPIGRQLLLAAPHDFVVLESPVGRQQVQVREISFTYMGGFSAQ; encoded by the coding sequence ATGAACCCTAGTATTTTGCAAGGCACGCGAAAGCATCTGATTAACCAGCTTGTCTTTTTCGATGAGCAATATTCGCTCTTTTTCGATCATTATGTCCGGGATTACGGAAAAGAAAAACAGACGGTTGACGACATGATCCAGCGCTACAAGCAGACGCTGGAACAACTGCTCGCCAAAGACGACAGTGCGCTGTTTGAGTCGCTCAAGTCAGTGACTTTGCTTGGCAGCAGCGTGAAGGTGCTATTTGAAGAGGATGGCTTTGAGGAATCATTCACTGTGGTGTACCCCACAGACATTGATCCAGACAACAACAGAATCTCATTCTTGTCGCCCATCGGCAGACAGTTGCTGCTGGCCGCTCCACACGATTTTGTTGTTCTGGAGAGCCCGGTCGGCAGGCAGCAGGTGCAAGTGCGGGAGATAAGCTTTACATATATGGGCGGTTTTTCAGCTCAGTAG
- a CDS encoding EAL domain-containing protein yields the protein MINLTQKDLELIAGLRPVVVEQIEQITASFYEAILHVDSLKEIITSHTTVNRLRQTLSSHLIEMFDGRIDEAFVEKRMRIAMVHQKIGLPSKWCMGSFQNLLSTLLRIVDSLQGTHPDCSGLAQAVTKLLSLEQQLVLEAYEHQTRMEEQRAKAIIEYQALHDDLTGLPNRRKLHVTLQETIEISREDNSRFAVLVLDIDRFKLINDSLGHTYGDRFLQEVSDRIRKSTEGFDVMIARMGGDEFTLICKNVSSDRDFSELSEQVVKEIEIPYRLQSNDYYVSASIGIAIYPDHGTTVEELLKNADTAMYEVKKNGKNGYQFFTNELDNQLLLRFELESDLRKAVKENEFTLFYQPQVQALSNEIIGVEALVRWNHPTKGMLSPGIFIPLAEETGLIYDIGTWTLREACRQMKEWHDAGGPLIPVSVNLSSRQFHQANLVEYIRDILEETGLEAKYLELEITESMMMDPDLSTEILNKLNDFGVKISLDDFGTGYSSLSYLKLLPIHKLKIDRSFITDITRNASDQAIVATIISMAKHLNMDVIAEGIETQGQLDFLTENACKEIQGYYFSRPLPATEVEETFFVPYRLSQLS from the coding sequence ATGATTAATTTGACGCAAAAAGACCTGGAGCTGATTGCAGGGCTTCGTCCTGTCGTCGTGGAGCAAATTGAGCAAATCACCGCCTCGTTCTACGAAGCGATCCTGCACGTCGATTCATTAAAAGAGATTATTACGAGCCATACGACGGTCAATCGTCTGCGGCAAACGTTGTCCAGCCATTTGATTGAGATGTTCGACGGCCGTATTGATGAGGCTTTTGTTGAAAAACGGATGCGAATTGCCATGGTGCACCAAAAAATCGGGTTGCCCTCGAAGTGGTGTATGGGCTCGTTTCAAAATCTGCTCAGCACCTTGCTGCGCATCGTCGATAGTTTGCAAGGCACTCACCCGGACTGCTCCGGTCTGGCACAGGCTGTCACCAAGCTGCTCAGCCTCGAACAGCAGTTGGTTTTGGAAGCGTACGAGCATCAGACGCGGATGGAGGAGCAACGGGCGAAAGCGATTATCGAATACCAGGCGCTTCACGACGATTTGACGGGCTTGCCCAACCGGAGGAAGCTGCATGTAACGTTGCAGGAGACGATTGAGATAAGCAGGGAGGACAACTCCCGTTTTGCTGTGCTGGTGCTGGATATTGATCGGTTTAAATTGATTAACGATTCGCTTGGACACACGTACGGAGATCGCTTTTTGCAAGAGGTGAGCGACCGCATTCGCAAAAGCACCGAAGGATTCGACGTCATGATCGCGCGGATGGGGGGAGACGAATTTACGCTGATTTGCAAAAACGTGTCCTCCGACCGGGATTTTTCGGAGCTGTCCGAGCAGGTCGTCAAGGAGATTGAGATTCCGTACCGTCTGCAGAGCAACGACTATTACGTCTCGGCGAGCATCGGCATTGCCATCTATCCCGATCACGGCACAACTGTGGAGGAATTGCTGAAAAATGCCGACACGGCGATGTACGAGGTGAAGAAAAACGGCAAGAACGGCTACCAGTTTTTCACCAACGAGCTGGACAACCAACTGCTGCTGCGCTTTGAGCTGGAAAGCGACTTGCGCAAGGCAGTCAAGGAAAATGAGTTCACGCTGTTCTACCAGCCGCAGGTGCAGGCGCTCAGCAATGAAATCATCGGGGTCGAAGCGCTTGTCCGCTGGAACCACCCGACAAAGGGCATGCTCTCGCCGGGCATTTTTATTCCGTTGGCGGAGGAAACAGGACTCATCTACGACATCGGCACATGGACGCTGAGGGAAGCTTGCCGGCAAATGAAAGAATGGCATGATGCAGGCGGGCCGCTCATTCCCGTCTCCGTCAACTTGTCTTCGCGGCAGTTCCACCAGGCGAACCTGGTCGAATACATTCGCGACATCCTGGAAGAAACGGGGCTGGAAGCGAAATATTTGGAGCTGGAAATTACGGAGAGCATGATGATGGACCCGGATTTGTCCACGGAAATTCTCAACAAGCTGAACGATTTTGGGGTGAAAATCAGTCTCGACGATTTTGGTACCGGATACAGCTCGTTGAGTTACCTCAAGCTGTTGCCCATTCATAAGCTGAAAATTGACCGCTCCTTCATTACCGACATCACGCGAAATGCGAGCGACCAGGCTATCGTGGCGACGATCATCTCGATGGCGAAGCATTTGAACATGGACGTGATCGCGGAAGGAATCGAAACACAAGGCCAACTGGACTTTTTGACGGAAAACGCCTGCAAGGAAATTCAGGGCTATTACTTCAGCCGACCGTTGCCAGCAACTGAAGTAGAGGAAACTTTTTTTGTCCCTTACAGACTGTCCCAGCTCTCCTAA
- the pdhA gene encoding pyruvate dehydrogenase (acetyl-transferring) E1 component subunit alpha: MSSLYQVLTPAGELTAAIDGRLDESMMINMYEQMVRVRLFDRKSIHLQRQGRMGTYAPFEGQEASQVGSALALKPGDWLFPTYRDHAAAIVHGQSMARVFLYWMGHMEGSISPKGLNIMPPCVPIATQMVHAVGTAWASKLQNEQHVSLAYFGDGATSEGDFHEALNFAGVFQTPTIFFCQNNGYAISVPFSQQSASKTIAQRAAAYDIPGVRIDGNDIFAVWLTMQEAVERALNGQGPTLIEAVTFRYGAHTTADDPKKYRDQEKLAKEWRSERDPIQRLRTFLVRRGLWNDAKEAELIARANEQIDAALAEAESYPKSRPEDMFKHVYAEPTWMAVEQEGELAKPAKKEDIPA; encoded by the coding sequence ATGTCTTCATTATATCAGGTATTGACTCCTGCGGGAGAGCTGACAGCGGCGATTGACGGGCGACTGGATGAGTCCATGATGATAAACATGTATGAACAGATGGTGCGGGTGCGTTTGTTCGACCGCAAGTCGATCCATTTGCAGCGCCAGGGGCGGATGGGGACGTACGCGCCGTTTGAAGGGCAGGAGGCTTCGCAGGTCGGAAGCGCGCTGGCGCTCAAGCCCGGGGATTGGCTGTTTCCCACTTACCGCGATCACGCAGCGGCGATTGTGCATGGACAGTCGATGGCGCGCGTGTTTTTGTACTGGATGGGCCATATGGAGGGCAGCATCAGCCCGAAAGGCTTGAACATCATGCCGCCATGCGTGCCGATTGCGACACAGATGGTTCACGCGGTTGGCACGGCGTGGGCGAGCAAGCTGCAAAACGAGCAGCACGTCAGCCTGGCCTACTTTGGCGATGGGGCGACGTCGGAGGGCGACTTCCATGAAGCGCTCAACTTTGCCGGGGTGTTCCAGACGCCGACGATTTTTTTCTGTCAAAACAACGGCTATGCGATCAGCGTGCCGTTTTCCCAGCAATCTGCTTCGAAAACGATTGCCCAGCGCGCAGCCGCCTATGACATTCCCGGCGTGCGCATCGACGGCAACGATATTTTCGCCGTCTGGCTGACGATGCAAGAAGCGGTGGAGCGGGCTTTGAACGGGCAAGGGCCAACCTTGATCGAAGCGGTGACATTCCGCTACGGTGCCCACACGACCGCAGACGATCCGAAAAAGTACCGCGATCAGGAAAAACTGGCAAAGGAGTGGAGAAGCGAGCGCGATCCGATCCAGCGGCTGCGCACGTTCCTCGTCCGGCGCGGGCTGTGGAACGACGCCAAGGAAGCGGAGCTGATCGCCCGGGCAAACGAGCAGATTGACGCGGCACTGGCGGAAGCGGAGAGCTATCCGAAATCCCGGCCGGAAGACATGTTCAAGCACGTGTACGCAGAGCCGACCTGGATGGCAGTCGAGCAGGAAGGCGAGCTTGCGAAGCCAGCGAAGAAGGAGGACATCCCGGCATGA
- a CDS encoding regulator, whose protein sequence is MWNGNHAKAWLCSSLALVLAVSGSVQAQQLSAQTAPAQKQAIGSKTAAEKARQVPMKACGEDEQKAGQKKPAANSLASLDEASASPLSGIRKIATGVIFDEAGYGWRPGISYAIDQAGNAWRWGVQAGQWLDFPQKLAGIENVKEVTWGYALTNAGEVWRLGEQAQPEKIAGLDHIRSIRELIGNEEILALLKDDGTVWTLKQGERQPRRLGSFAKVSALYGSAFSLFLQEESGKLFYLDGKRQELKAELTHVVDVPGAVKQIALDYSDRAMIQTANDEVYLFNAKEKTWTRAPREAEEAVKMAVGGDGLYLFSKKDGTLWGWGHNTLGMLGEQYPDRVELPVRIADLTDIVDVQAGTDHILALQKSGHVFSWGSNMTGQLGRMPRLFTEWTEIGELKDVRQIATGLGQPYFVRKDGTVWGIDEQRQPYQVAGPKNVQTIDSVLNAAVTLDTAGHVQLWTDQFGTCQTLALPGTVKDVVAGEERLLLRLADDGLFAVELRHELVEKNGVYVPANITVGEMEAAQIDPAVAARIAKLYANAYLFFATTKEGEVLYAEQTARQPSFQSVPGVKGVRELAPQYFVRYTADPLSVWALSDAGAVRELQFQLDRHKDEWNIAQVSVAGEAEEGIAFASGRLRITKDGQLYEKDWSPLVKKQIPRPVRLVASTYDYAIEGPGSHYHVIVTEDDKVVVLGYNPFEKSSLQPQLVQTKAKP, encoded by the coding sequence ATGTGGAACGGCAATCACGCAAAAGCATGGCTGTGCAGCAGTTTGGCGTTGGTGCTCGCAGTCTCAGGAAGCGTGCAAGCGCAACAGCTATCTGCGCAAACAGCTCCTGCGCAAAAACAGGCTATTGGCAGTAAAACAGCAGCGGAAAAAGCAAGGCAGGTGCCGATGAAAGCGTGCGGGGAGGACGAGCAAAAAGCCGGGCAAAAGAAGCCTGCTGCAAACTCCCTGGCGTCCCTCGATGAAGCTTCCGCCTCGCCTCTGTCCGGCATCCGGAAAATTGCCACGGGCGTTATTTTCGATGAAGCCGGGTACGGCTGGCGTCCGGGCATTTCCTATGCGATCGACCAGGCAGGTAACGCGTGGCGCTGGGGCGTGCAGGCAGGCCAGTGGCTGGATTTTCCGCAAAAGCTCGCAGGCATCGAGAACGTCAAGGAGGTCACATGGGGCTACGCTCTGACGAATGCGGGTGAGGTATGGCGGCTGGGTGAGCAGGCGCAGCCGGAAAAAATCGCGGGGCTCGATCACATCCGCTCGATCCGCGAGCTAATCGGAAACGAAGAGATACTTGCCCTGTTAAAAGACGACGGGACCGTGTGGACGCTCAAGCAGGGAGAGCGACAGCCGCGGCGATTGGGGTCGTTTGCCAAAGTCAGCGCGCTCTACGGCTCGGCCTTCTCCCTGTTTTTGCAAGAGGAAAGCGGCAAGCTGTTTTATTTGGACGGAAAGCGACAGGAGCTGAAAGCCGAGCTTACCCATGTCGTGGATGTACCTGGAGCGGTGAAGCAAATCGCGCTCGATTATTCGGATCGGGCTATGATCCAGACCGCAAATGACGAGGTTTACCTCTTTAATGCGAAGGAGAAAACGTGGACGCGGGCGCCGCGCGAAGCCGAGGAGGCAGTCAAGATGGCGGTTGGCGGAGACGGGCTGTACCTGTTCAGCAAAAAGGACGGCACGCTCTGGGGCTGGGGCCACAACACGCTGGGGATGCTCGGCGAGCAGTACCCGGATCGGGTCGAGCTGCCTGTCCGGATTGCCGACCTGACCGATATTGTCGATGTGCAGGCAGGCACCGATCACATCCTCGCCTTGCAAAAATCCGGCCACGTCTTTTCCTGGGGAAGCAATATGACAGGCCAGTTGGGCAGAATGCCGCGCCTTTTCACGGAGTGGACCGAGATCGGCGAGCTGAAGGACGTAAGGCAAATCGCAACCGGACTTGGCCAGCCTTATTTTGTGCGCAAGGACGGCACGGTTTGGGGGATCGACGAGCAGCGGCAGCCTTACCAGGTGGCAGGGCCGAAAAATGTCCAGACGATTGACAGCGTGTTGAATGCGGCAGTCACGCTGGATACGGCGGGCCATGTACAGCTTTGGACCGATCAGTTCGGCACGTGCCAGACGTTGGCGCTGCCGGGCACTGTCAAAGATGTGGTCGCTGGGGAAGAACGACTGCTGCTGCGCCTGGCGGATGACGGCCTGTTCGCCGTAGAACTGCGCCATGAGCTGGTCGAGAAAAACGGCGTCTACGTGCCCGCCAACATCACGGTCGGCGAGATGGAAGCTGCGCAGATCGACCCGGCCGTGGCAGCGCGCATTGCCAAGCTGTACGCCAACGCTTACCTGTTTTTCGCCACAACCAAAGAGGGCGAGGTGCTGTACGCCGAGCAAACTGCCAGGCAGCCCTCGTTTCAAAGCGTACCTGGCGTAAAAGGCGTGCGGGAGCTGGCTCCGCAATATTTTGTACGCTACACGGCCGACCCGCTTTCCGTATGGGCTTTATCCGATGCGGGCGCGGTCCGCGAGCTGCAATTTCAACTGGACCGCCACAAAGACGAATGGAACATCGCGCAAGTCAGCGTGGCAGGGGAAGCGGAGGAAGGGATCGCCTTTGCCAGCGGCCGGCTGCGCATCACGAAGGACGGGCAATTGTATGAAAAAGACTGGAGTCCGCTTGTGAAAAAACAGATTCCTCGCCCTGTCCGCCTGGTAGCGTCCACGTACGACTACGCCATCGAGGGACCCGGATCGCACTATCATGTCATCGTCACGGAAGATGACAAAGTAGTCGTCCTCGGCTATAACCCGTTTGAAAAAAGCTCGCTTCAGCCGCAACTGGTCCAGACCAAAGCGAAACCATAA